In Phormidium yuhuli AB48, one genomic interval encodes:
- a CDS encoding M16 family metallopeptidase: MSEPSQTPFWNHLRPYLALLFLVGLLISQLLQAPPSVAATPQHYRDLEFPPLPDVELPEYERFQLDNGLKVYLMEDHRLPLVSGVSLIQTGSRLEPADKVGLASLTGALMRAGGTLSHPPNVLNQQLEQNAASVEASIGNSNGSVSFEALSPDLQRVFDLFVEVLREPAFDTQQLALLKNQARGNISRRNDQPNNIANREFQKLIYGEESPYARTMEYATLDAIEPEDIQGFYEQSVQPDRLILGLVGDFDSRQMKRLIEDKLGDWQASGSSLGNPASALSDISQAETEGVFLVDRPELTQSYVELGHLGGLRNDPDYPVLGVMNNVLSGFGGRLFNEVRSRQGLAYSVYGFWGAQYDYPGVFRAGGQTRSEATVPFIQAVRREIERIRQEPISSEELQFAQDSTLNSFVFNFASRAQTLSRLLTYDYYDYPSDFLFRYQDGVRDTTVEDVLRVAQTYLNPEQLVTLVVGSREAIDPPLDAIAPQDDVTLLDVTIPEPS; this comes from the coding sequence ATGTCTGAGCCGTCCCAAACTCCCTTCTGGAACCATCTGCGCCCCTACCTGGCCTTACTCTTTCTCGTGGGGCTATTGATTAGCCAATTGTTACAAGCTCCCCCCTCCGTCGCGGCCACACCACAACATTACCGGGACTTGGAGTTTCCCCCCTTACCGGACGTTGAACTCCCAGAGTATGAGCGATTTCAACTAGACAATGGCCTTAAGGTCTATTTAATGGAAGACCACCGGCTCCCCTTAGTCTCGGGTGTGAGCCTCATTCAAACTGGCAGTCGCTTAGAACCGGCTGATAAGGTGGGGTTAGCCAGTCTGACTGGGGCCCTGATGCGGGCAGGAGGAACCCTAAGTCATCCCCCTAATGTCCTGAATCAGCAATTAGAACAAAATGCTGCCTCCGTGGAAGCCTCTATTGGCAATAGTAATGGAAGCGTGAGCTTTGAGGCCCTCAGCCCCGATTTACAACGGGTCTTCGATCTCTTTGTCGAGGTGTTGCGGGAACCGGCCTTTGATACCCAACAGTTGGCCTTACTCAAAAATCAAGCCAGGGGGAACATTTCTCGACGCAATGACCAACCCAACAACATTGCCAATCGTGAGTTTCAGAAACTGATTTATGGTGAGGAAAGTCCCTATGCTCGGACGATGGAATATGCCACCCTCGATGCTATTGAGCCAGAGGATATCCAGGGGTTTTATGAACAGTCCGTGCAACCCGATCGCCTCATTCTTGGCTTAGTGGGGGATTTTGACTCCCGCCAGATGAAGAGGCTAATTGAGGACAAGCTAGGAGATTGGCAGGCGAGCGGGTCCTCCCTTGGGAATCCCGCCTCCGCCTTATCGGACATTTCTCAAGCTGAGACCGAGGGGGTGTTTCTGGTCGATCGCCCAGAGTTAACTCAAAGTTATGTAGAACTGGGTCATCTGGGGGGCCTTCGTAATGACCCCGACTATCCGGTGTTGGGGGTGATGAATAATGTTCTCAGTGGCTTTGGGGGACGGCTGTTTAACGAGGTGCGATCGCGCCAAGGCCTAGCCTACTCAGTCTACGGCTTTTGGGGCGCACAATATGACTACCCGGGGGTATTTCGGGCTGGGGGACAAACTCGCTCAGAGGCAACGGTTCCCTTTATCCAAGCGGTGCGACGGGAAATCGAGCGCATTCGCCAAGAACCCATTAGCTCAGAGGAATTGCAGTTTGCTCAAGATTCCACCCTCAACTCCTTTGTCTTTAACTTCGCCAGTCGTGCCCAAACCCTCTCGCGCCTTTTAACCTACGACTATTATGATTACCCCAGCGACTTTCTCTTTCGTTACCAAGATGGGGTCAGAGATACCACGGTGGAGGATGTCCTACGGGTGGCTCAAACCTATCTCAACCCTGAGCAGTTAGTTACCTTAGTGGTGGGCAGCCGTGAGGCCATTGACCCCCCATTGGATGCGATCGCCCCTCAGGATGATGTCACCTTGCTTGATGTGACAATTCCCGAACCGAGTTAA
- a CDS encoding putative bifunctional diguanylate cyclase/phosphodiesterase, translated as MHSDTLRNCTTLKLLREKLAQSRLPQRLRSLGIWHKGRINYTIIALNLLVMLVITFLRGVGSFEAGELAQFDAVIRQGSQVRLDPRLVILEITEADIRRYHWPFSDERLGEILAALQVHNPRVIGLDVYRDFDPDTGDETLAEQLRVDNLIVIQNIANSVTAPRGVSEHQVGFNDVILDRDQVVRRHLLFANTQEGEIVYSFGLRVVLKYLESEGIALANDPHHPDGIRFGKSRLVPLSSSPGGYHHIDDAGYQILLNYVHHSEASGAQMLSVSQLLDGEFNPQLLRDRIVLIGSTAPTLRDRFATPFSSQRADRDGVNMPGVELHRNMANQLLGLALGEQQPWRFIPDGLELLWGWAWIALIMTLVWRLRHLGRLLGALLLTLLGLSVLEWGFFALNVWLPGIWIRWGMVLGGTLTFIYSLAHHFLNDPLTQLPNQTFLYEIGSNWRVWTWGKARGLGVIILDLNRFKAVNSCLGHKTGDRILIDVSKRLQSPLQPRNYLARVGADEFVLLLPNATSLEAVMQVAQQLRRYLKRPFILETGQPVFLTASIGVAYGCQSQTLLLEDAKSAMHRAKALHLFQPVAFDPDVHTQAISTFQLELDLRESMSHSQVYLPPQHPAHDEGLTDSNLPHSELGDRFRVYYQPLVDLHSGRIAGFEALLRWQHPQRGMVSPAEFIPVAEETGAIISLGAWVLYEACYQMRAWQHQFPDHAQSIISVNLSPYQLQSPDLKQRLQDILTETGLAPESLKLEITESAVMEEVQTTLEVLHDLKRLQVKLGIDDFGTGYSSLSYLNRFPVNTLKIDRSFVWRMEDSAQDRAIIQTILDLAHILGLDAIAEGIETPEQLAQLRDLGCDIGQGYWFAKPLPAPAAAQLLARRPRW; from the coding sequence TTGCATTCAGACACTCTCCGAAACTGCACTACCCTAAAGCTATTACGAGAGAAACTCGCGCAGAGCCGCTTACCCCAACGGCTGCGATCGCTCGGAATCTGGCATAAGGGTCGCATCAACTACACTATTATCGCTCTCAACCTCCTGGTGATGCTCGTAATCACTTTTTTGCGGGGAGTTGGGAGCTTTGAGGCGGGAGAACTTGCCCAGTTTGATGCCGTGATACGTCAGGGTAGCCAGGTGCGGCTCGATCCTCGACTGGTGATTTTAGAAATCACTGAAGCCGATATCCGTCGCTACCACTGGCCCTTCTCCGATGAACGCTTGGGGGAAATTCTGGCAGCCTTGCAGGTTCACAACCCTCGCGTCATTGGTTTAGATGTGTATCGCGACTTTGACCCTGATACGGGGGATGAGACTTTAGCCGAACAACTCAGGGTTGATAACCTGATTGTGATTCAGAACATTGCCAATTCTGTGACGGCTCCAAGGGGGGTTTCTGAGCATCAGGTGGGGTTTAACGATGTCATTCTGGATCGCGACCAAGTGGTTCGCCGTCATTTGCTCTTTGCCAATACCCAAGAGGGCGAGATTGTTTACTCTTTCGGCCTGCGGGTGGTCTTAAAATACCTGGAATCTGAGGGCATTGCCCTAGCCAACGATCCCCATCATCCCGATGGCATTCGTTTTGGCAAGTCCCGTCTGGTTCCCCTGTCGAGTTCCCCGGGAGGGTATCATCACATCGATGATGCCGGCTATCAAATTCTCCTCAACTATGTGCATCATAGCGAAGCGAGTGGGGCTCAGATGCTCTCGGTGAGCCAGTTATTAGATGGAGAGTTCAACCCGCAACTGCTGCGCGATCGCATTGTCTTAATCGGCTCTACGGCCCCCACCCTCCGAGACCGCTTTGCCACACCCTTTAGTTCCCAGCGTGCCGATCGTGATGGGGTGAATATGCCGGGGGTGGAATTGCACCGCAACATGGCCAATCAGCTCCTTGGTTTGGCCCTAGGAGAGCAACAGCCCTGGCGATTTATCCCCGATGGGTTAGAACTGCTCTGGGGTTGGGCTTGGATTGCTTTAATCATGACCCTAGTCTGGCGGCTGCGTCATCTGGGACGGTTACTGGGGGCTCTTCTGTTAACGCTGTTGGGGTTGAGCGTTTTGGAATGGGGCTTTTTTGCTCTAAACGTCTGGCTGCCAGGTATTTGGATTCGTTGGGGGATGGTGTTGGGGGGAACCCTGACCTTTATCTATAGCCTCGCCCATCATTTTTTAAATGACCCCTTGACCCAACTTCCCAATCAAACCTTTCTCTACGAGATCGGGTCAAACTGGCGGGTTTGGACTTGGGGCAAGGCTCGGGGTCTTGGGGTGATTATTTTGGATCTCAATCGTTTTAAAGCGGTGAATTCCTGTTTGGGGCATAAGACGGGCGATCGCATCCTCATCGATGTCAGTAAACGTTTACAGTCCCCATTACAACCCCGAAACTATCTGGCCCGTGTGGGAGCTGATGAGTTTGTGCTACTCCTACCCAACGCCACCAGTTTGGAAGCGGTAATGCAGGTCGCCCAGCAATTGCGTCGTTATCTCAAACGCCCCTTTATCCTGGAGACCGGACAGCCGGTTTTTCTGACGGCCAGTATTGGCGTAGCCTATGGTTGCCAAAGCCAGACTCTACTCCTGGAAGATGCCAAATCTGCCATGCACCGGGCCAAGGCCCTACACCTGTTTCAACCCGTCGCCTTTGACCCCGATGTCCATACCCAGGCCATTTCCACCTTTCAACTGGAACTGGATTTACGGGAGTCGATGAGTCATTCCCAAGTCTATCTCCCCCCGCAGCATCCGGCCCATGACGAGGGACTGACGGATTCCAATCTGCCCCATTCAGAACTCGGCGATCGCTTCCGGGTTTATTATCAACCCCTGGTGGACTTGCACAGCGGCAGGATTGCTGGCTTTGAAGCCCTACTGCGTTGGCAACATCCTCAACGGGGGATGGTCTCTCCAGCAGAGTTTATCCCCGTCGCCGAAGAAACCGGGGCCATCATTTCCTTGGGGGCCTGGGTGCTGTATGAAGCCTGCTATCAAATGCGGGCCTGGCAGCATCAGTTTCCTGACCATGCCCAGAGTATCATCAGCGTGAATTTATCTCCCTATCAACTCCAGTCGCCGGATTTGAAACAGCGGTTGCAGGACATTTTGACCGAGACGGGGTTGGCTCCTGAATCTTTGAAATTGGAGATTACCGAAAGTGCAGTGATGGAAGAAGTCCAGACCACGCTGGAGGTTCTCCACGACCTCAAACGGCTTCAGGTTAAGTTAGGAATTGATGATTTTGGCACGGGCTATAGTTCCCTGAGTTATCTAAATCGCTTCCCCGTGAATACCCTGAAGATTGATCGTTCCTTTGTCTGGCGTATGGAGGATTCTGCCCAGGATCGCGCCATTATCCAGACGATTCTCGACCTGGCTCATATCCTGGGCTTAGATGCGATCGCCGAGGGGATCGAAACCCCCGAACAACTGGCACAACTACGAGACCTCGGCTGTGATATCGGTCAAGGCTATTGGTTCGCCAAACCCCTCCCCGCCCCAGCGGCCGCACAACTCCTAGCCCGCCGCCCCCGTTGGTGA
- the aroQ gene encoding type II 3-dehydroquinate dehydratase, with translation MTLSNQGPPLQILVLHGPNLNLLGQREPDVYGSLTLTEINKRIEDQARTLQVKVSCFQSNHEGALVDAIQEAWGQVQGLLINPAAYTHTSVAIRDAIAAVKLPTVEVHLSNIHQREAFRHHSYIAPVAVGQISGFGYYSYILGLQALVQHLRETASSS, from the coding sequence GTGACGCTGTCCAATCAGGGCCCACCCCTTCAGATTCTCGTCCTCCATGGCCCGAATCTGAATCTGCTAGGTCAACGGGAACCCGACGTATATGGCTCACTCACTCTGACTGAGATCAACAAACGCATAGAAGACCAAGCACGGACTTTACAGGTTAAAGTTTCGTGCTTTCAGTCGAATCATGAAGGGGCGTTAGTCGATGCCATTCAGGAGGCGTGGGGGCAAGTTCAGGGCCTGCTCATTAACCCTGCGGCCTATACCCACACCAGTGTAGCGATACGGGATGCGATCGCCGCCGTCAAGTTGCCCACGGTGGAAGTTCACCTCAGCAATATCCACCAGCGGGAGGCCTTTCGTCATCACTCCTACATCGCCCCAGTTGCCGTTGGGCAGATTAGTGGTTTCGGCTATTATAGCTATATTTTAGGACTTCAGGCTCTGGTGCAGCATTTGCGAGAGACGGCCAGTTCATCCTAA
- a CDS encoding AAA family ATPase produces MLDYIDFFNCINPSKTLLVSQEEDRQYYIDFTSVRGQDAIRKLKHRISVLLREQPSCSLFTGHIGCGKSTELQRLQAELETDGFCVVNFESDEDIDTADVDIVDVLLTVAKRVSAKLEQIAVPEARGLRRLIERTHHVLTTEIDVKASLGTSSLKGELDSQKKTVSLSAGIASLTVRAKNDSRIRERLSQYLGPQVTGLLSAVNDDLLRPGIELLKENGYAGLVVIVDNLDRIDNRPKLSGRSQQEYLFVDRGELLTKLACHTVYTMPLGLRFSNEFGNLTQRFQYKPECLPMVSIRHRNGEEYPEGLGKLKQMVLARAFPQLTDAERLERVGEIFETGEVFDRLCRVSGGHVRDLLQLLAQWVEEEMQLPLTEATLEAAIIDRCNEMTLAISPEEWELLREVRRTQKVQDQVGYENLIRSRMVFEYQENRQSWFDVNPILLEAAEMKD; encoded by the coding sequence ATGTTGGATTATATTGATTTTTTTAACTGCATTAACCCGAGCAAAACACTCCTTGTCAGCCAAGAAGAAGACAGACAATATTACATTGATTTTACCAGCGTTCGGGGTCAAGATGCCATTCGCAAACTCAAACACCGAATCAGCGTCTTGCTGCGAGAGCAACCCAGTTGTTCCCTATTCACTGGACATATTGGCTGCGGCAAATCTACTGAACTTCAGCGACTACAAGCCGAATTAGAAACCGATGGATTTTGCGTCGTTAACTTTGAATCCGACGAAGATATCGACACCGCCGATGTAGATATTGTCGATGTTCTTTTGACCGTCGCCAAGCGTGTCAGTGCCAAACTCGAACAGATTGCTGTCCCCGAAGCGAGGGGGTTGAGAAGACTGATTGAGCGAACTCATCACGTTTTGACCACAGAAATTGACGTAAAAGCCTCCCTGGGAACCTCCAGCCTCAAAGGAGAATTAGATAGCCAGAAAAAAACCGTTTCCCTCTCAGCCGGAATTGCCTCCCTGACCGTACGAGCCAAAAATGACTCCCGGATTCGTGAGCGACTCAGCCAATATCTAGGTCCACAAGTAACCGGGTTACTCAGTGCAGTTAATGATGATTTGCTGAGACCGGGAATCGAGTTATTAAAAGAGAACGGCTATGCTGGGTTAGTGGTGATTGTCGATAATCTTGACCGCATCGATAACCGTCCGAAACTTTCGGGGCGATCGCAACAAGAATATCTCTTTGTTGACCGAGGGGAATTACTGACAAAACTCGCCTGTCACACCGTCTATACCATGCCATTAGGCTTGCGTTTTTCCAACGAATTTGGCAACTTGACCCAACGCTTTCAATATAAACCCGAATGTCTCCCCATGGTCTCCATTCGTCATCGCAACGGCGAGGAGTATCCCGAAGGATTAGGGAAACTCAAGCAAATGGTCTTGGCCCGGGCCTTTCCCCAGTTAACGGACGCCGAACGCCTCGAACGAGTCGGGGAGATTTTCGAGACAGGGGAGGTTTTCGACCGCCTCTGTCGCGTCAGTGGCGGTCATGTGCGGGATTTGCTACAATTGCTGGCTCAATGGGTGGAAGAAGAGATGCAACTTCCCTTAACCGAGGCTACCCTGGAAGCAGCCATTATCGATCGCTGTAATGAGATGACCTTGGCGATTTCCCCGGAGGAGTGGGAGTTATTGCGGGAGGTGCGTCGAACGCAGAAAGTACAAGACCAAGTCGGCTATGAGAACCTGATTCGCAGCCGTATGGTCTTTGAATATCAGGAAAACCGTCAATCCTGGTTTGATGTCAATCCCATTCTGTTGGAAGCGGCGGAGATGAAGGATTAG
- a CDS encoding AAA family ATPase, producing MSQQSVPRIEYLKVQNYRALHHIELKNITPLTAFLGPNGSGKSTIFDVFAFLSECFTGGLGKAWDKRGRFRELRTRGQEGCIVIELKYRETSESPLITYHLSIDESNNRPYVAQEWLHWRGERTGTPFRFLDFKNGAGYVISGEMPDDEDERMTEELESPELLAVATLGQFAKHPRVSALRRFITGWYLSYLTADNTRSIPEAGVQERLSPTGDNLANVMQYLKEEYPERLDNILRTLSGRIPKLEKVEASIMQNGRLLLQIKDAPFAKPILAKFASDGTLKLLAYLTVLYDPNPPQLIGVEEPENHLHPRLLPELAEECRAASACTQLMVTTHSPFFVDGLKPEELWVLYRDNNGFTQVKRTADMQGVKEFMEHGALLGSLWMEDFFEAGNPLRESY from the coding sequence ATGTCTCAACAGTCGGTTCCTAGAATTGAATATCTAAAAGTCCAGAACTACCGGGCGCTACATCATATAGAGCTTAAAAATATAACTCCCCTTACAGCATTTTTAGGTCCCAATGGGAGCGGTAAATCGACAATTTTTGATGTTTTTGCGTTTCTCTCAGAATGCTTTACAGGAGGACTGGGAAAAGCTTGGGATAAACGGGGCAGATTTCGGGAACTTCGCACCAGAGGCCAAGAGGGCTGTATTGTCATCGAACTTAAATATCGAGAAACATCTGAATCTCCTCTCATTACCTATCATCTCTCCATTGATGAAAGCAATAATCGTCCCTATGTCGCTCAAGAATGGTTACATTGGCGAGGAGAACGAACGGGCACACCCTTCCGCTTTCTTGATTTTAAAAATGGTGCAGGATATGTTATTAGCGGGGAGATGCCTGATGATGAAGATGAGCGCATGACCGAAGAATTAGAATCCCCCGAACTTTTGGCTGTGGCAACTCTGGGGCAATTTGCCAAACACCCCCGAGTTAGTGCGTTACGTCGTTTTATCACAGGTTGGTATCTCTCCTACCTCACGGCAGATAATACCCGTTCTATCCCAGAAGCTGGGGTACAAGAAAGACTTTCACCCACTGGGGATAATTTAGCTAATGTTATGCAATATCTTAAGGAGGAATATCCTGAGAGATTAGACAATATCCTCAGAACTTTGTCAGGACGAATCCCAAAACTAGAGAAAGTAGAGGCATCAATTATGCAAAATGGTAGGCTTTTACTTCAGATAAAAGATGCTCCTTTTGCTAAACCTATTCTTGCTAAGTTTGCCTCCGATGGAACTTTAAAATTATTGGCTTATTTGACGGTTTTATATGACCCAAACCCCCCACAACTGATTGGAGTGGAGGAGCCAGAAAATCATTTACATCCTCGCCTCCTTCCTGAACTTGCTGAGGAATGTCGTGCTGCTTCTGCTTGCACTCAGCTTATGGTAACAACTCACTCTCCTTTTTTTGTCGATGGGTTAAAGCCTGAAGAACTCTGGGTTTTATATCGAGACAATAATGGCTTTACTCAGGTTAAACGAACGGCTGACATGCAAGGGGTTAAAGAATTTATGGAACATGGTGCATTACTGGGTTCTTTATGGATGGAGGATTTCTTTGAGGCTGGAAACCCTCTAAGGGAGAGCTATTAA